The Calothrix sp. PCC 7507 DNA segment AGGTAATAAACAGGAGTTAATTTACCAGTCACCAGTCCCCATTCCCCATTCCCCAACCCCAAATCAGCAAAATGGCAATTTTAACCCAGATTAACTGTTACATTTATATATAAAAGAGTTTGTGATTAAATCATCATGAGCAACTCTCCTGTTAAAGAACCTCAACCAAGCTACGTAAAACTCGCCATGCGAAACATGGTGCGGAAGGGTGGCACTTCTCTGAAACATTTTGCGCTAACTGCTTTAGGGCTTTTAGCTGTCTTTGTTGGTCTTGCTTACCTAACCCACTGACAAAAAAACCAAAACCCTAAATTCCCAGGAGATTTTGTAGC contains these protein-coding regions:
- a CDS encoding DUF3285 domain-containing protein, yielding MSNSPVKEPQPSYVKLAMRNMVRKGGTSLKHFALTALGLLAVFVGLAYLTH